Proteins from one Triticum aestivum cultivar Chinese Spring chromosome 7A, IWGSC CS RefSeq v2.1, whole genome shotgun sequence genomic window:
- the LOC123148511 gene encoding translation initiation factor IF-2 gives MAYSKGAGGGGMSAVDAILAEAADLVALEQIARLNTAHLAGLDDSALPSSLESRFRKLKSLPTAPAPPAKTLGRSATAPPQRRDDPPADPLPQPHADPLSPAPVAPASQQKEQSPPPQPQSDPPKKSVPAVREDGEEEEDMERLFGAGRGRPTLRERNRGRDEDGSLSPPPPRQACCFPFSPKKAPQRAPAARSRKDRVGGAPGDDVLGIDAGEWGDENRRMVTELKEQQRKLKKALEEQVKVSRETAKMARWVKQASARMTHTDAIDDLLSDIDDDDDELK, from the coding sequence ATGGCGTACTCCAAGGGAGCTGGCGGCGGCGGGATGTCGGCGGTGGACGCCATCCTCGCGGAGGCGGCCGACCTGGTCGCGCTGGAGCAGATCGCCAGGCTCAACACCGCGCACCTAGCCGGCCTCGACGACTCGGCGCTCCCGTCCAGCCTCGAGTCCCGCTTCCGCAAGCTCAAGTCCCTCCccaccgcccccgcgccgcccgccaaGACCCTGGGCCGgagcgccaccgcgccgccgcagcGCCGCGACGATCCTCCCGCCGACCCGCTCCCGCAACCGCACGCGGACCCTCTCTCCCCCGCTCCGGTCGCCCCGGCGAGCCAGCAAAAGGAGCAGAGCCCTCCGCCGCAGCCGCAGTCTGATCCTCCTAAGAAGAGTGTCCCCGCGGTCCGAgaagatggcgaggaggaggaggacatggagcggCTCTTCGGGGCAGGGCGCGGCCGGCCGACGCTGAGGGAGCGGAACAGGGGCAGGGACGAGGACGGctccctgtcgccgccgccgccgcgccaggcGTGCTGCTTCCCCTTCTCGCCCAAGAAGGCCCCGCAGAGGGCCCCGGCGGCGAGGAGCAGGAAGGACCGCGTCGGAGGAGCGCCGGGCGACGACGTCCTCGGCATCGACGCCGGCGAGTGGGGCGACGAGAACAGGAGGATGGTCACGGAGCTCAAGGAGCAGCAGCGCAAGCTCAAGAAGGCGCTCGAGGAGCAGGTCAAAGTCAGCAGGGAGACGGCCAAGATGGCGCGGTGGGTCAAGCAGGCCTCCGCGCGCATGACGCACACGGACGCCATTGACGACCTGCTCAGCGacatcgacgacgacgacgacgagctcAAGTGA
- the LOC123148509 gene encoding mitochondrial carrier protein MTM1 isoform X2: MAGGSRGGFPAWMTAAAARIDLSGGAAATSGSQPPQPAPPAAVVADQELGMAERALSAASAAFISAIIVNPLDVAKTRLQAQAAGVPYYQAPQMAALGPDAILSELRCSPSCTRGIVLGSEPICPPDCFQYKGTVDVFLKVVRQEGFGRLWRGTNAGLALAIPTVGIYLPCYDIFRNKIEDFTRSNAPGLTPYAPLVAGSVARSLACIACSPIELARTRMQAYKEFQPGVKPPGMWKTLLGVLSPHASSSQNVQNYRVLWTGVGAQLARDVPFSAICWSTLEPIRRKLLGLVAEDGDAASVLGANFAAGFVAGSLAAGVTCPLDVAKTRRQIEKDAQKAMRMTTRQTLVDILRSEGPKGLFTGVGPRVARAGPSVGIVISFYEVVKYALHQRNMS, translated from the exons ATGGCAGGCGGCTCTAGGGGCGGCTTCCCCGCCTGGatgaccgccgccgccgcgcgcatcGACCTCTCCGGCGGCGCCGCCGCCACGTCCGGCTCGCAGCCTCCCCAACCCGCCCCTCCGGCCGCGGTGGTGGCCGACCAGGAGCTCGGGATGGCCGAACGCGCCCTCTCCGCCGCAAGCGCCGCCTTCATCTCCGCCATCATCGTTAACCCTCTCGACGTCGCCAAG ACGAGGTTGCAGGCGCAGGCGGCGGGGGTGCCTTACTACCAAGCACCCCAGATGGCGGCGCTCGGCCCGGATGCG ATACTGTCTGAGTTGCGATGCTCTCCATCATGCACACGTGGTATTGTTTTGGGAAGTGAACCTATTTGCCCACCTGATTGCTTTCAGTACAAGGGAACAGTTGATGTATTCTTGAAAGTTGTTAGACAG GAAGGATTTGGTAGATTATGGAGAGGTACAAATGCTGGCTTGGCATTAGCTATACCAACT GTTGGAATATATTTGCCTTGCTATGACATATTCCGCAACAAGATTGAAGATTTTACAAGAAGCAATGCTCCTGGGTTGACACCATATGCCCCACTAGTAGCAGGATCAGTTGCACGTTCACTCGCATGCATTGCTTGTTCCCCAATTGAATTGGCAAGGACACGGATGCAG GCGTATAAGGAATTTCAGCCTGGAGTAAAGCCTCCTGGAATGTGGAAAACATTGCTTGGTGTTCTTTCACCACATGCAAGTTCAAGTCAGAATG TGCAAAACTATCGTGTTCTATGGACGGGTGTGGGGGCACAGCTTGCTCGGGATGTTCCATTCTCTGCTATATGCTGGTCAACGCTGGAGCCG ATTCGAAGAAAGCTGCTTGGTCTTGTTGCAGAGGACGGTGACGCAGCTAGTGTGTTGGGAGCGAACTTTGCTGCTGGCTTTGTAGCAGGTAGTCTTGCTGCTGGTGTTACATGCCCTCTTGATGTTGCCAAGACAAGGAGACAGATAGAG AAGGATGCCCAGAAGGCAATGAGAATGACCACGAGGCAAACATTAGTTGATATATTGAG GTCTGAAGGTCCAAAAGGCTTGTTCACTGGTGTTGGTCCACGCGTCGCTCGTGCTGGACCATCAGTTGGTATTGTCATTTCCTTTTACGAGGTCGTCAAGTATGCTCTTCACCAAAGGAACATGTCATGA
- the LOC123148510 gene encoding pentatricopeptide repeat-containing protein CRP1, chloroplastic has protein sequence MDACCLVRRHLHPPLQLPPLQRLTLGRRGFTIAVACCSTAPDHHRERPWESYDRSIQPHAGSDLARSLQLLADMQAAGMRPSAAAYARLIRALARAGRALEAEALLLEMRHLGLRPDAAHYNALLEGLLARAHLRLADRLLLQMADDGVARDRRTYTLLLDAYARAGRLEDSWWVLGEMKRRGIRLGTAGYSTLVRLYRDSGMWKKATDLIMEMQELGVELDVKIYNGLIDTFGKYGQLADARRVFEKMRGEGIKPDIATWNALIRWHCRVGNMKRALRFLAAMQEEGMYPDPKIFITIISRLGEQGKWDELKELFDKMRNRGFKESGAIYAVLVDIYGQYGHSRDAQECVAALKAENLQLSPSIFCVLANAYAQQGLCEQTVSVLQLMEEEGIEPNLVMLNLLINAFSTAGRHLEALAVFQHIKDSGMSPDVVTYTTLMKAFMRVKRYEKVSEVYSEMERAGCTPDRKAREMLHDASVTLEQMGYY, from the exons ATGGATGCCTGCTGCCTCGTCCGCCGGCATCTTCACCCTCCGCTGCAGCTTCCGCCCCTCCAGCGTCTGACTCTAGGCCGCCGCGGCTTCACCATCGCCGTCGCCTGCTGCTCGACCGCGCCGGACCACCACCGGGAGCGGCCGTGGGAGTCCTACGACCGCTCCATCCAGCCCCACGCGGGCTCCGACCTCGCCCGCTCGCTCCAACTCCTCGCGGACATGCAGGCCGCCGGGATgcgccccagcgccgccgcctACGCGCGCCTCATCCGTGCGCTGGCCCGCGCCGGCCGCGCGCTCGAGGCGGAGGCGCTCCTCCTCGAGATGCGCCACCTCGGGCTCCGCCCGGACGCCGCGCACTACAACGCGCTCCTCGAGGGCCTCCTCGCTCGGGCGCACCTCCGCCTCGccgaccgcctcctcctccagaTGGCCGACGACGGGGTCGCGCGGGACCGGCGCACCTACACGCTCCTGCTGGACGCCTACGCCCGCGCCGGCCGCCTCGAGGACTCGTGGTGGGTCCTCGGCGAGATGAAGCGCCGGGGGATCCGGCTGGGCACCGCCGGGTACAGCACGCTGGTGCGGCTTTACAGGGACAGCGGCATGTGGAAGAAGGCCACCGACCTCATCATGGAGATGCAGGAGCTCGGGGTGGAGCTCGACGTCAAGATTTACAACGGCTTGATCGATACGTTCGGCAAGTACGGGCAGCTCGCCGACGCGCGCAGGGTGTTTGAGAAAATGCGTGGGGAGGGGATCAAGCCGGACATCGCTACGTGGAACGCTTTGATTCGATGGCACTGTCGGGTTGGGAACATGAAGCGTGCCCTGCGATTCCTTGCTGCTATGCAGGAGGAAGGGATGTACCCGGACCCGAAGATCTTCATTACGATCATCAGCAGGCTGGGGGAGCAAGGGAAGTGGGATGAGCTCAAAGAGCTGTTTGATAAAATGAGGAATCGAGGGTTCAAGGAGAGTGGTGCAATATATGCAGTTTTGGTTGACATTTACGGTCAGTATGGCCACTCTCGCGATGCCCAGGAATGTGTAGCTGCTCTTAAAGCTGAAAACCTGCAGCTTTCTCCTAGTATCTTCTGCGTCCTGGCGAACGCTTATGCTCAACAG GGTTTGTGTGAACAAACTGTAAGTGTTCTTCAATTGATGGAGGAAGAAGGAATTGAACCAAATCTCGTTATGTTGAATTTGTTAATCAATGCTTTTAGTACGGCTGGAAGGCACTTGGAGGCACTAGCTGTATTTCAGCATATCAAGGACAGT GGTATGAGCCCAGATGTTGTCACTTACACTACTCTAATGAAGGCTTTCATGAGAGTAAAAAGATATGAGAAG GTTTCAGAAGTATATAGTGAAATGGAGCGTGCTGGCTGTACCCCAGATAGAAAAGCTAGGGAAATGTTGCATGATGCGTCTGTTACACTGGAACAAATGGGAT ATTATTGA
- the LOC123148509 gene encoding mitochondrial carrier protein MTM1 isoform X1, giving the protein MAGGSRGGFPAWMTAAAARIDLSGGAAATSGSQPPQPAPPAAVVADQELGMAERALSAASAAFISAIIVNPLDVAKTRLQAQAAGVPYYQAPQMAALGPDAILSELRCSPSCTRGIVLGSEPICPPDCFQYKGTVDVFLKVVRQEGFGRLWRGTNAGLALAIPTVGIYLPCYDIFRNKIEDFTRSNAPGLTPYAPLVAGSVARSLACIACSPIELARTRMQAYKEFQPGVKPPGMWKTLLGVLSPHASSSQNAVQNYRVLWTGVGAQLARDVPFSAICWSTLEPIRRKLLGLVAEDGDAASVLGANFAAGFVAGSLAAGVTCPLDVAKTRRQIEKDAQKAMRMTTRQTLVDILRSEGPKGLFTGVGPRVARAGPSVGIVISFYEVVKYALHQRNMS; this is encoded by the exons ATGGCAGGCGGCTCTAGGGGCGGCTTCCCCGCCTGGatgaccgccgccgccgcgcgcatcGACCTCTCCGGCGGCGCCGCCGCCACGTCCGGCTCGCAGCCTCCCCAACCCGCCCCTCCGGCCGCGGTGGTGGCCGACCAGGAGCTCGGGATGGCCGAACGCGCCCTCTCCGCCGCAAGCGCCGCCTTCATCTCCGCCATCATCGTTAACCCTCTCGACGTCGCCAAG ACGAGGTTGCAGGCGCAGGCGGCGGGGGTGCCTTACTACCAAGCACCCCAGATGGCGGCGCTCGGCCCGGATGCG ATACTGTCTGAGTTGCGATGCTCTCCATCATGCACACGTGGTATTGTTTTGGGAAGTGAACCTATTTGCCCACCTGATTGCTTTCAGTACAAGGGAACAGTTGATGTATTCTTGAAAGTTGTTAGACAG GAAGGATTTGGTAGATTATGGAGAGGTACAAATGCTGGCTTGGCATTAGCTATACCAACT GTTGGAATATATTTGCCTTGCTATGACATATTCCGCAACAAGATTGAAGATTTTACAAGAAGCAATGCTCCTGGGTTGACACCATATGCCCCACTAGTAGCAGGATCAGTTGCACGTTCACTCGCATGCATTGCTTGTTCCCCAATTGAATTGGCAAGGACACGGATGCAG GCGTATAAGGAATTTCAGCCTGGAGTAAAGCCTCCTGGAATGTGGAAAACATTGCTTGGTGTTCTTTCACCACATGCAAGTTCAAGTCAGAATG CAGTGCAAAACTATCGTGTTCTATGGACGGGTGTGGGGGCACAGCTTGCTCGGGATGTTCCATTCTCTGCTATATGCTGGTCAACGCTGGAGCCG ATTCGAAGAAAGCTGCTTGGTCTTGTTGCAGAGGACGGTGACGCAGCTAGTGTGTTGGGAGCGAACTTTGCTGCTGGCTTTGTAGCAGGTAGTCTTGCTGCTGGTGTTACATGCCCTCTTGATGTTGCCAAGACAAGGAGACAGATAGAG AAGGATGCCCAGAAGGCAATGAGAATGACCACGAGGCAAACATTAGTTGATATATTGAG GTCTGAAGGTCCAAAAGGCTTGTTCACTGGTGTTGGTCCACGCGTCGCTCGTGCTGGACCATCAGTTGGTATTGTCATTTCCTTTTACGAGGTCGTCAAGTATGCTCTTCACCAAAGGAACATGTCATGA